A section of the Aythya fuligula isolate bAytFul2 chromosome 9, bAytFul2.pri, whole genome shotgun sequence genome encodes:
- the CHRND gene encoding acetylcholine receptor subunit delta, with protein MGDLLLWLALLGALVVWGGLCVNQEERLIHHLFEERGYNKDLRPVVSTDQVVDVYLALTLSNLISLKEVDETLTTNVWLEQGWTDYRLQWNKSEFGDIEVLRLRPEMLWLPEIVLENNNDGLFEVAYYCNVLVYNTGYVYWLPPAIFRSACPINVDFFPFDWQNCTLKFSSLAYNAQEISMHLKEESDPETDKYYRVEWIIIDPEGFTENGEWEIIHRPARKNIHPSYPPESSEHQDITFYLIIKRKPLFYVINIVTPCVLIAFMAILVFYLPADSGEKMTLVISVLLAQSVFLLLVSQRLPETSHAIPLIGKYLLFIMLLVTAVVVICVVVLNFHFRTPSTHIMSDWVREVFLESLPRLLRMSQPAGSAAGAPCIRRCSSAGYIAKAEEYYSVKSRSELMFEKQSERHGLASRVTPARLAPAGTSEEQLYEQLKPAVDGANFIVKHMREKNSYNEEKDNWNRVARTLDRLCLFLITPMLVVGTLWIFLMGIYNHPPPLPFSGDPYDYREENKRYI; from the exons ATGGGGgacctgctgctgtggctggccCTGCTTGGGGCACTGGTGGTGTGGG GCGGGCTCTGCGTTAACCAGGAGGAGCGGCTCATCCACCACCTCTTCGAGGAGAGGGGCTACAACAAGGATCTGCGCCCCGTCGTCTCCACCGACCAGGTGGTGGACGTCTACCTGGCCCTCACCCTCTCCAACCTCATCTCGCTG AAAGAGGTGGACGAGACGCTCACCACCAATGTGTGGCTCGAACAA GGCTGGACGGATTACCGCCTACAGTGGAACAAATCCGAGTTTGGGGACATCGAGGTGCTCCGCCTGCGGCCAGAAATGCTGTGGCTGCCTGAGATAGTCCTGGAGAACAA CAACGACGGGCTCTTCGAGGTCGCCTACTACTGCAACGTGCTGGTCTACAACACCGGCTACGTCTACTGGCTGCCGCCTGCCATCTTCCGCAGCGCCTGCCCCATCAACGTCGACTTCTTCCCCTTCGACTGGCAGAACTGCACCCTCAAGTTCAG ctcGCTGGCGTACAACGCGCAGGAGATCAGCATGCACCTGAAGGAGGAGAGCGACCCGGAGACGGACAAGTATTACCGCGTGGAGTGGATCATCATCGACCCCGAAGGCTTCACAG AGAACGGCGAGTGGGAAATCATCCACCGCCCGGCCCGCAAGAACATCCACCCCAGCTACCCCCCGGAGAGCAGCGAGCACCAGGACATCACCTTCTACCTCATCATCAAGCGCAAGCCGCTCTTCTACGTCATCAACATCGTCACCCCCTGCGTCCTCATCGCCTTCATGGCCATCCTCGTCTTCTACCTGCCCGCTGACA GTGGTGAGAAGATGACCCTGGTGATCTCGGTGCTCCTGGCCCAGTCCGTCTTCCTCCTGCTCGTCTCCCAGCGCCTCCCCGAGACCTCCCACGCCATCCCCCTCATCGGCAA GTACCTGCTTTTCATCATGCTGCTGGTGACGGCCGTGGTGGTGATCTGCGTCGTGGTCCTCAACTTCCATTTCcgcacccccagcacccacatCATGTCCGACTGGGTCAGAGAG GTGTTCCTGGAGAGCCTGCCCCGCTTGCTGCGCATGTCGCAGCCGGCGGGGAGCGCGGCGGGCGCCCCGTGCATCCGGCGCTGCAGCTCGGCCGGCTACATCGCCAAGGCGGAGGAGTACTACAGCGTCAAGTCCCGCAGCGAGCTCATGTTCGAGAAGCAATCGGAGAGGCACGGGCTGGCCAGCCGCGTCACCCCTGCCC GCTTGGCACCAGCGGGGACGAGCGAGGAGCAGCTCTATGAGCAGCTGAAACCTGCTGTTGATGGTGCCAACTTCATCGTCAAGCACATGCGGGAGAAAAACAGCTACAATGAG GAGAAGGACAACTGGAACCGCGTGGCCCGGACCTTGGACCGCCTCTGCCTGTTCCTCATCACCCCGATGCTGGTGGTGGGCACGCTCTGGATCTTCCTCATGGGCATCTACAACCACCCGCCACCGCTGCCCTTCTCCGGAGACCCCTACGACTACCGGGAGGAGAACAAGCGCTACATTTAG
- the PRSS56 gene encoding serine protease 56 yields MPGSCGRRAGPPVNATAPRGRIMGGSVAPPGAWPWLVSVRLHGELMCGGVLVGRAWVLTAAHCFAGTQNELAWTVVVGDHELGKQDPGEQAVPVRRIVPHPKFNPKTFHGDLALLELAVPLAPSATVSPVCLPSGPTEPSPGTPCYIAGWGSLYEEGPSAEVVMEAQVPLLSQETCQGALGRELLTSTMFCAGYLSGGIDSCQGDSGGPLVCQDPSSRRFVLYGITSWGDGCGERGKPGVYTRIAAFADWLNLQMDPTPGSREPSCFELLALSQLPPEGQPPERTRLCSFYAGSCRAPRGQAACARLAEDTCRARARRCELHSYAQTLVGLLRRAGDFIRNQVDFSFLTRALPQLLGKIYRHLFPARVRRDAPACPGLNASALRVGAVQELYSWVLRVPEPDLAMTFQEILVDLGSKNAKGLYRAQVRATVGGRPTAFAGLVGLESDSLARSMPGLVALALEALKT; encoded by the exons ATGCCAG GGAGCTGCGGGCGCCGCGCGGGTCCCCCCGTCAACGCCACGGCCCCTCGAGGACGGATCATGGGGGGCAGCGTGGCCCCCCCGGGGGCCTGGCCCTGGCTGGTGTCGGTGCGGCTGCACGGGGAGCTGATGTGCGgaggggtgctggtggggcGCGCCTGGGTGCTCACTGCTGCCCACTGCTTCGCCGG GACCCAGAACGAGCTGGCGTGGACGGTGGTGGTGGGCGACCACGAGCTGGGCAAGCAGGACCCTGGCGAGCAGGCAGTGCCCGTCAGGCGCATCGTGCCTCACCCCAAG ttcaaCCCCAAGACGTTCCACGGGGACCTGGCGTTGCTGGAGCTGGCGGTGCCGCTGGCCCCATCGGCCACCGTCAGCCCCGTGTGCCTGCCCAGCGGCCCCACAGAGCCCAGCCCCGGCACCCCCTGCTACATCGCGGGCTGGGGGTCCCTCTATGAAG AGGGGCCGTCAGCCGAGGTGGTGATGGAGGCACAGGTGCCCCTGCTCAGCCAGGAGACGTGCCAGGGCgccctgggcagggagctgctcacCAGCACCATGTTCTGTGCCGGGTACCTGTCCGGGGGCATCGACTCCTGCCAG GGCGATTCGGGGGGCCCGTTGGTGTGCCAGGACCCCTCCTCGCGCCGCTTTGTCCTCTACGGCATCACCTCGTGGGGTGATGGGTGCGGTGAGAGGGGCAAACCCGGCGTCTACACCCGTATTGCTGCCTTTGCGGACTGGCTCAACCTCCAGATGGACC CCACCCCTGGCAGCCGGGAACCGAGCTGCTTCGAGCTGCTGGCCCTGTCGCAGCTGCCCCCCGAGGGGCAGCCCCCCGAGCGCACCCGCCTCTGCTCCTTCTACGCGGGGTCCTGCCGGGCACCCCGGGGCCAGGCCGCCTGCGCACGCCTTGCTGAGGACACCTGCCGTGCCCGGGCGAGGCGATGCG AGCTGCACTCCTACGCCCAGACACTGGTGGGGCTCCTGCGTCGGGCCGGGGATTTCATCCGGAACCAGGTGGATTTCTCCTTCCTCACCcgggctctgccccagctcctgggcaAGATCTACAGGCACCTCTTCCCTGCCCGTGTCCGCAGGGACGCCCCAG cctgccctggccTCAACGCCTCGGCGCTGCGGGTGGGCGCGGTGCAGGAGCTGTACTCATGGGTGCTGCGGGTGCCGGAGCCGGACCTGGCCATGACCTTCCAGGAG ATCCTGGTGGACCTGGGCTCCAAAAACGCCAAGGGGCTGTACCGGGCGCAGGTGAGGGCCACGGTGGGCGGCCGCCCCACGGCTTTCGCCGGCCTCGTGGGGCTGGAGAGCGACTCGCTGGCCCGCAGCATGCCCGGCCTCGTCGCTTTGGCCCTCGAGGCTTTGAAAACCTAG